Genomic segment of Sodaliphilus pleomorphus:
TCTGGAGTTTTTATACTCAGGGTCTTTCACATCATAAATTCATTGTTGCTTCACAAGAAGACAATCGTTACAATCCACCGTGATCCCAGAATTGAGGGGCATGCGACGACGACGAGGTTTCTTTTGGGCAAGTGCGACCATGCCATTCTGGTAAACAAAGAGGGTTATGATGCCGTAAGGAAATCGGGCAAGTGCCAATATCATCTTCTGCCAGCATTCCTTCCACCACTCCTCGATGAGGAGCCTTCTTTGCCGAGCGAAATATTGGATTGGATTGGCTCGTTCAAAAAGAATAACGGGGCATACATCTGTTGTTCAAACGCCTGGAATTTAGTCTTCCACAACAATGAAGATCTATATGGTTTAGATATCTGCTTGAAGGCGATCAATCGCTTGTGTGTGTCAGGATTTCGAAATGTGGGTTTGGTCTTTGTCGTTGCATCCTGCACAGCCCATGCCGAGGTGCTGGATGCCTATAAAAAATATATAAGCGACAATCATCTTGAAAATAATATTTTAATATGGGAACATCCCACGTCTTTTGTCCGACTGATACAACGCTGTGATTTGGTGTTGAGGACGACTAATACCGACGGAGATGCCATATCAATACGGGAGAGCCTTTATTATAGGAAACCGGTTTTGGCTTCCGATGTTGTAAGGCGCCCCAAGGCGACGATGCTCTTTAAGAATAGAGATTTCATTGATTTGGCCCACAAAATAGCAAGCTGCATGGCGCACAGAGGTGAAAAAATGCAATCGGCTTGCGAACCAATAGATTACAAGACGTTATACATCAATATTTATAACTGCTAAAAATGGAGCAATTAACACAAAAATTAGGTTCTGGCGAGATGGTTATTCAGGAATTGCCCATCCCACAACTGTCATCGGGAATGATTCTCGTTAAAAACCATTTTTCTCTTATAAGTGCAGGAACCGAGGGAACTACTGTCAAAACAGCAAGAAAAAGTTTGATTGGAAAGGCAAAGGAGCGCCCCCAGCAAGTTAAGCAGGTTTTGGACACATTAAAGACCAAAGGCGTGGTGCAGACCTATCGTGCCATCATGAAAAAGCTGGATGCCTATTCGCCTTTGGGCTACAGTTGTGCTGGCGAGGTGATTGACGTGGCCGATGACGTCACAGGCTTCAAGGTGGGCGACAAGGTTGCATGTGCCGGTGCAGGATATGCCAACCATGCCGAGGTGGTTGCCGTGCCGGTCAACTTGTGCGTGAAGCTGCACGACGATGCCGACCTTCAGTTGGCATGTTACAACACTGTGGGAGCAATTGCCCTCCAAGGGGTGCGTCAGGCCGACATGCGCTTGGGTGAGACTTGCGCGGTTATAGGGCTAGGACTGATTGGCGAGATCGTGTGCCGGTTGCTCAGGGCTTCGGGCATTAATGTCGTGGGCATTGACATTTCAGAGGCTGCTGTCAATGCTGCCAAGAGCACATGTGTCGATTTGGGCCTTCCCCGAAACACTCCAGGCATAGAGGAGCAAATCTCGGCCTATACCGACGGACTGGGTGTGGATGCCGTGATAATCACAGCAGGCACGTCAAGTCTCGACCCGATAAATTTTGCAGGAGCGATTTGCCGCAAAAAGGGCCGCGTTGTGGTGCTTGGCGCTGTGCCTACTGGCTTTGAGAGAAATCCTTATTGGTATAAGAAGGAATTGGAATTGAGGATGTCGTGCTCTTATGGCCCTGGCCGTTACGACCTGAAGTATGAGGAAAATGGTATCGATTACCCCGCGCCTTACGTGAGATGGACTGAAAAGAGGAACATGGAAGCTTTCCAGCAACTGGTATACTCGGGGAAAATCGATTTGAGTCCTCTCACGACGCATCGCTTCAAGTTTGAAGATGCACCTAAAGCTTATGATATCATTGCCCGCCGATTGGAGCCTTACCTTGGTATCGTGTTGGAGTATGATGCCAACAAAGAGCATCAACGCAAGGCAATGACTATCGCTGGAAATGTTGCTTTGAAGGACATCAACATTGGTTTCATTGGAGCTGGCAGTTATGCACAAAGTAATCTCTTGCCTTATTTGCCTTCTGAAGGTGAAGTGGGGAGAATATGTGTGATGACCAATTCAGGCACCACTTCAAAACGAGTAGCCGAAAAATTTCATTTCGCTCAATGCACTTCCAGTGAGAACGATATTATCAACAACAAGGATATTAATACCCTGTTTATAGCCACAAGGCATAACACTCATGCCAAGTATGTGATCGATGGGTTGAAGGCTGGGAAAAATGTTTATGTTGAAAAGCCCTTGTGTCTTAAGATGGACGAACTGGTTGAAATTCAGCAGCTGTGTGAAGAGAAACGTTGTGGTGTCATGATAGGGTTTAATCGTCGTTTCTCGCCATTGACGCCTATCGTAAAGCGAGAGATGGGAAATGGGAAAATGTCGATGATATATCGCATCAATGCAGGCTATATCCCGTCATCTTCTTGGATTCAGGATCCCAAAGTGGGCGGCGGAAGAATCTTGGGAGAAGTTTGCCATTTCATAGATTTGATGGCTTACATGTGTGGAAGCAACCCTGTTCAGGTTTCGGCATCGGTGTTGCCCGATCCCGAAGGCCTGAACGACACTGTCAATATTCTTGTCGATTTCTCTAATGGCTCAACGGGTGTCGTGTCCTACTATGCCAACGGGCCTAAGAGCCTTCCCAAGGAGTATTTTGAAGTCTTCTCTTCGGGCAAGGCTGCCATATTGTGCGATTTTAAGAGCTGCAAGATCTATGGCAGTAGTGTGAAAACGCACAAGCTCTCGGTACAGGACAAGGGACAGAAGGAGATGATGCAGGCGTTCTTTAAATCGCTCAAAGATGGGTCTATGCCTATCCCGTTGGACGAGATCTTCAGTGTTACCAAGGCTACATTTGCAGTGTTGAAGTCGATACAGCAAGCTGGCGCGCCAGTCAGGTTCTGATTGTGCGCCTTGCCGTGGGTGGCCAGTGAGCTTTTTTTTTGACACTGAGATGCAGTGAAATTGGGTGATTTTCATTACCTTTGCACCCTTAATACAATTTTTATGACGACATTTCAAGATTTAGGGGTCCGCGAGGATCTGCTACGGGCAATCACCGAGTTAGGGTATGAGACGCCAATGCCCATTCAAGAAAAAGTAATTCCACACTTGCTCAACGAGGACAGCGACGTAGTGGGCCTGGCCCAGACGGGCACCGGCAAGACCGCGGCATTCGGCCTGCCCACGCTGCAGCGCATCGACACTGCCTGCGCCTGCACGCAAGCTGTCATTCTCGATCCCACGCGCGAGTTGTGCTTGCAGACGTGCAGCGACCTCACCGACTATGCCAAGTATATCGACGGTCTCAATATCCTGCCCGTGTATGGCGGCAGCAGCATCGAGGTGCAGATACGCGCCTTGCGCCGCGGCGTGCACATCATCGTGGCCACGCCGGGCCGCCTGCTCGACCTCATCAAGCGCGGTGAGGTGAATCTTGAACATGTCAACACGGTCATTCTCGACGAGGCCGACGAGATGCTCAACATGGGCTTTGTCGACGACATCAACGAGATACTCAGCCATGTGCCCGAGCAGCGCAAGATGCTGCTCTTCTCGGCCACCATGCCCAAGGAGATTGCCGCCATTGCCAAGAATTACATGCACAACCCGCAGGAGTATGTGGTGGGCACGCGCAACGAGGGCTCGGCCAACGTGCGCCACGTCTACTACATGGTGCGTGCTCAAGACAAGTACCTGGCCCTGAAGCGCATTGTCGACTACCTGCCGCGCATCTACGGCATCATCTTCTGCCGCACCCGTGCCACGGCGCAGGAGGTGGCCAGCAATCTCATCCAGGACGGCTACAATGCCGATGCCTTGCACGGCGACTTGAGCCAGGCTCAGCGCGATGCAGTGATGAAGAAATTCCGCGAGCGCAACTTGCAGCTGCTTGTGGCCACCGATGTCGCGGCCCGCGGCCTCGACGTCGACGACCTCACCCACATCATCAGCTACAGCTTGCCCGACGACAACGATGTCTACAACCACCGCAGTGGCCGCACCGGCCGTGCTGGCAAGACGGGTGTGAGCATTGCCATCATTCACAGCCGCGAGCGTGGCAAGCTGCGTGAAATAGAAAAGCACATAGGCAAGCAGTTTGAGCGCCGCGAGGTGCCCAAGCCCAACGAAATCATCGAGAAGCAACTGTTCAATCTTGCCGACCGCATCGAGAAGGTGGAGGTGAAAGAAGACGAAATTGCCCAGTACCTGCCCAGTGTGCTCAAGAAGCTGTCGTGGCTCACCAGCGAGGAATTGCTCAAGCGCCTGCTCTCGCTCGAGTTCAACCGCCTGCTCGACTACTACAAGGATGCCCCAGTGCTCGACTATGTGCCCGAGAAGAAACCGCGGGAGAAACGCGTGAAATATGACAAGACCCGCACCGCTGCCGACAAGGACAGCCGCACGGCCGAGGAGGGCTATGAGCGCATGTTTATCAACGTGGGCAAGGCCGACGGCTTCTTTGCTCCAAGCCTCATCCAGCTGCTCAACGACAACACCCATGGCCAGCGCATCGACCTGGGACGCATCGACCTGCTCACCAACTACTCGCTCTTCGACGTGCGCCAGGGCGACGCCCATCGCGTGGTGAGCGCATTGAAAAACGTTGATTTCTTCGGCAAGCGACTCTATCTTGAGATTGCCGACCCCAACAAGGACTATGCCGCCGAGAATGCCGGCACCGAGGTGAAGCTCAACCGCCGCGAGCGCCGTCGCGCCATGTATGGCGACCGTCCACGCGAGCGCCGCCGCGGCTATGGCGGCAACTTCGACGACAAGCACTATGGCCGCCGTGCCGGCAAGCCGGCGCCTCGCACCCGCCGCGACAGCGAGCGTGGCTTTGCCCGCGACAAGCAGGGCCGCAAGCGCGACCGCAAGTCGTGATTGCGCTCACAGCGTGATGACTGCCGTGAAGCCCACTTGCGGTCTCCTGCCCAGCAGGTCGATGCTGGGACTGCACGTGATGCTTGCCGCATGCTTGCCCCGCTTGCAAGGATTGCCGGCAAAGAGGTTCACAAACTCGTTGATGGGGTCGACAATCCAGGCTACGGCCACGCCCATTGCCCGCGACCCGAACAGGCGGTAGTCGTCTTGCACAATCTTGCGTTTCAGCCGGTAGAAGCCTTCGCCTATCACGGTGCCGGCAATAGGGGTGATGATCATGTCTTGTATCGAGGGGATCTCCATGAAGGCCTCGATGCCGTATTCCCACAGCACATTTGATACAAACGTGGTGTAGAGCATCGATCCCAGTATGTTGAAGCCGTTGCTGCGCGCGCTCATGTAGTACACCGCTCCGCCGTAGGGGTGAAGCACATAGTTGAACACGGCATTGTCCTTGTCCCACACAGGACCCTCCTTCACGTGGTTGCCATAGCGGTGCCAGAATGGCGTGTGCTTGATCTCGCTCTTGTCCCATGCCGTGGCCCCCTCGGGCAGACACTCCAGCACCAGCAGTGTTACAACGCCGGCGCCCACAAATGTGGCTGTGTTGTAGGCCAGCCGCCCCCAGTTTTCCATGTGCCGGGTGGGGGAATAGGGCATGTCGTAGAGCGTGAGCGGCTTGGCGGCAGCCAGCGGGGATTGCACACTGGCACTGCTGCACGTGGCCTCGAGGCTGGCAAGTGCGGCGGTGTCGATTGCCGCCGTTGTGCTGTCGGCCTCGTTTGAGGCCGAGATTGTCGCAGCCCTGGCTGTGAGCGACATGAAAATGACAATGTAGATAAGTATAGTGCGCATAAAAATCTCAGGTAACAAAATTGCTCGCAAAGGTCGTGAATAACACGGGGTAGTCATTTTTCCAAAATTCCCGAATTATGGTGGTTTTATCTGTTGTGGACATTTGCTGCCGCAAAATGCGAATTATGGAATAGAACGCCACTGCGAGATGAGCGCTTGCCCGGCAGGAGAGTGGCTGCATGGCATGGCGTGCCGACACCGTTTTTTTTGTGATGTGGCAGAAAATGCGTAACTTTACACACTCATATTTTTTTATTCAAGCATTTTTTCACACGATTCAATCACAAGCAATCTTTATTTTATATGGCAACAGTCGACGACAAGAAAGTTATCTTCTCGATGGTGGGGCTTAACAAAATCATTAAGCAGACCAACAAGCAAATTCTCAAGAACATATATCTGTCATTCTTCTATGGCGCCAAGATTGGCATCATAGGCCTCAACGGCGCCGGCAAGTCAACCTTGCTCAAGATCATTGCCGGCATCGACAACGACTACCAGGGCGAGGTGGTGTGGGCCCCCGGCTACACGGTGGGCTATCTGCCCCAGGACCCTCCTCTCGACCCCGACAAAACGGTGCTCGAGATTGTGAAAGAGGGAGTGAAACCTGTGGTCGACGCCCTGGCCGAGTATGAGGAAATCAACCGCAAGTTTGGTGAGCCCGAGTACTATGAGAACGAGGACAAGATGAACGAACTTTTTGCCCGTCAGGCCGAGGTGCAGAACATCATCGACTCGACCGATGCCTGGAATCTCGACACGCGCCTTGAGCGCGCCATGCAGGCCCTGCGTCTGCCGCCGGCCGACCAAAAGGCTGCCCACCTCTCGGGCGGTGAGCGCCGCCGCGTGGCCCTGTGCCGCCTGCTGCTGTCAAAGCCCGATGTGCTCCTGCTCGACGAGCCCACCAACCACCTCGACGCCGAGTCGATCGACTGGCTCGAGCAGCACCTCAACCAGTATGAGGGCACTGTGATTGCCGTGACCCACGACCGCTACTTCCTCGACGACGTGGCTGGCTGGATTCTTGAGCTCGACCGTGGCGAGGGCATCCCCTGGAAGGGCAACTACTCGTCGTGGCTCGATCAGAAGTCGAAGCGCATGGCTCAGGAAGAGAAAACCGCCAGCAAGCGACGCAAGACGCTCGAGCGTGAGCTCGAGTGGGTGCGCATGGCCCCCAAGGCCCGCCAGGCCAAGGGCAAGGCCCGCCTCAACTCTTACGACAAGCTCCTGAATGAGGACCAAAAGGAGAAAGAGCAGAAACTTGAAATCTTCATCCCCAACGGCCCTCGACTGGGCAACAAGGTGATCGAGGCTCACCACATCGCCAAGAAATTTGGCGACAAGGTGCTTTACCGCGACCTCAACTTCAGCTTGCCCCCGGCTGGCATCATAGGCGTGATAGGTCCCAATGGCGTGGGCAAGACCACCTTGTTCCGCCTCATCATGGGACTCGACAAGCCCGACGAGGGCACCTTCGAGGTGGGCGAGACCGTGAAGCTGGCCTATGTCGACCAGCAGCACAAGGATATCGACCCCGACAAGACGGTGTATCAGGTCATCAGCC
This window contains:
- a CDS encoding glycosyltransferase gives rise to the protein MKDKYDFSIVDEGHTRYRGEFNLRTLNLVMYYKLLFRADIVHIHSGVFILRVFHIINSLLLHKKTIVTIHRDPRIEGHATTTRFLLGKCDHAILVNKEGYDAVRKSGKCQYHLLPAFLPPLLDEEPSLPSEILDWIGSFKKNNGAYICCSNAWNLVFHNNEDLYGLDICLKAINRLCVSGFRNVGLVFVVASCTAHAEVLDAYKKYISDNHLENNILIWEHPTSFVRLIQRCDLVLRTTNTDGDAISIRESLYYRKPVLASDVVRRPKATMLFKNRDFIDLAHKIASCMAHRGEKMQSACEPIDYKTLYINIYNC
- a CDS encoding bi-domain-containing oxidoreductase, giving the protein MEQLTQKLGSGEMVIQELPIPQLSSGMILVKNHFSLISAGTEGTTVKTARKSLIGKAKERPQQVKQVLDTLKTKGVVQTYRAIMKKLDAYSPLGYSCAGEVIDVADDVTGFKVGDKVACAGAGYANHAEVVAVPVNLCVKLHDDADLQLACYNTVGAIALQGVRQADMRLGETCAVIGLGLIGEIVCRLLRASGINVVGIDISEAAVNAAKSTCVDLGLPRNTPGIEEQISAYTDGLGVDAVIITAGTSSLDPINFAGAICRKKGRVVVLGAVPTGFERNPYWYKKELELRMSCSYGPGRYDLKYEENGIDYPAPYVRWTEKRNMEAFQQLVYSGKIDLSPLTTHRFKFEDAPKAYDIIARRLEPYLGIVLEYDANKEHQRKAMTIAGNVALKDINIGFIGAGSYAQSNLLPYLPSEGEVGRICVMTNSGTTSKRVAEKFHFAQCTSSENDIINNKDINTLFIATRHNTHAKYVIDGLKAGKNVYVEKPLCLKMDELVEIQQLCEEKRCGVMIGFNRRFSPLTPIVKREMGNGKMSMIYRINAGYIPSSSWIQDPKVGGGRILGEVCHFIDLMAYMCGSNPVQVSASVLPDPEGLNDTVNILVDFSNGSTGVVSYYANGPKSLPKEYFEVFSSGKAAILCDFKSCKIYGSSVKTHKLSVQDKGQKEMMQAFFKSLKDGSMPIPLDEIFSVTKATFAVLKSIQQAGAPVRF
- a CDS encoding DEAD/DEAH box helicase, with translation MTTFQDLGVREDLLRAITELGYETPMPIQEKVIPHLLNEDSDVVGLAQTGTGKTAAFGLPTLQRIDTACACTQAVILDPTRELCLQTCSDLTDYAKYIDGLNILPVYGGSSIEVQIRALRRGVHIIVATPGRLLDLIKRGEVNLEHVNTVILDEADEMLNMGFVDDINEILSHVPEQRKMLLFSATMPKEIAAIAKNYMHNPQEYVVGTRNEGSANVRHVYYMVRAQDKYLALKRIVDYLPRIYGIIFCRTRATAQEVASNLIQDGYNADALHGDLSQAQRDAVMKKFRERNLQLLVATDVAARGLDVDDLTHIISYSLPDDNDVYNHRSGRTGRAGKTGVSIAIIHSRERGKLREIEKHIGKQFERREVPKPNEIIEKQLFNLADRIEKVEVKEDEIAQYLPSVLKKLSWLTSEELLKRLLSLEFNRLLDYYKDAPVLDYVPEKKPREKRVKYDKTRTAADKDSRTAEEGYERMFINVGKADGFFAPSLIQLLNDNTHGQRIDLGRIDLLTNYSLFDVRQGDAHRVVSALKNVDFFGKRLYLEIADPNKDYAAENAGTEVKLNRRERRRAMYGDRPRERRRGYGGNFDDKHYGRRAGKPAPRTRRDSERGFARDKQGRKRDRKS
- a CDS encoding DUF3943 domain-containing protein, producing the protein MRTILIYIVIFMSLTARAATISASNEADSTTAAIDTAALASLEATCSSASVQSPLAAAKPLTLYDMPYSPTRHMENWGRLAYNTATFVGAGVVTLLVLECLPEGATAWDKSEIKHTPFWHRYGNHVKEGPVWDKDNAVFNYVLHPYGGAVYYMSARSNGFNILGSMLYTTFVSNVLWEYGIEAFMEIPSIQDMIITPIAGTVIGEGFYRLKRKIVQDDYRLFGSRAMGVAVAWIVDPINEFVNLFAGNPCKRGKHAASITCSPSIDLLGRRPQVGFTAVITL
- the ettA gene encoding energy-dependent translational throttle protein EttA, which encodes MATVDDKKVIFSMVGLNKIIKQTNKQILKNIYLSFFYGAKIGIIGLNGAGKSTLLKIIAGIDNDYQGEVVWAPGYTVGYLPQDPPLDPDKTVLEIVKEGVKPVVDALAEYEEINRKFGEPEYYENEDKMNELFARQAEVQNIIDSTDAWNLDTRLERAMQALRLPPADQKAAHLSGGERRRVALCRLLLSKPDVLLLDEPTNHLDAESIDWLEQHLNQYEGTVIAVTHDRYFLDDVAGWILELDRGEGIPWKGNYSSWLDQKSKRMAQEEKTASKRRKTLERELEWVRMAPKARQAKGKARLNSYDKLLNEDQKEKEQKLEIFIPNGPRLGNKVIEAHHIAKKFGDKVLYRDLNFSLPPAGIIGVIGPNGVGKTTLFRLIMGLDKPDEGTFEVGETVKLAYVDQQHKDIDPDKTVYQVISQGNELMRLGGRDVNARAYLSRFNFSGADQEKKCGVLSGGERNRLQLALALKQEGNVLLLDEPTNDIDVNTLRALEEGLDEFAGCAVVISHDRWFLDRICTHILAFEGNGEVFFFEGGYSDYEANKAKRLGIEEPKRARYRKFDAD